The Pseudodesulfovibrio hydrargyri genome segment GATTGGTGGGGATGTCATCCACAACCAGCACGGTCTGCTTTTCCCTGTCCGCCATGCGACCTCCGATATTCCTCGACACGCAGCCTGCCTGAAATCATCCCCACAAGGCTGCGTGCGCGCAATTATAATTGGTTTTTCCCGCAGCTCCCTCGGAGCGGAGTCAGGCTGATCCGGCAAACATCAATTACCTGATGAGGTTACGACGCAAAAAGAATACTCGTCTATTTATAATACATCGCAAATTTGTTTTGCTGGTATCATGGTCCCGGATCGAACAACCAGGACGGCACCGCAAATTGAGAAGTTAATGCTGAAACACTACTCCGACATGTCCCTGGCCCTGCGCAGCTTTCTCGGGACCGTCATCTTCCTGACCGCGCTTGCGGCCCTGGGCGTCTATTTCCTGTACGCGCAGGCGGCGCATTCCATCGAGCGGTCACTCAAGCTGAACGAAACCATCCACAACAGGATGATCGCCCAGAGCATAGATCTAGACCTCAAGACCCTGTTCATGGATCTCTACCTGGTGGCCAACCACGCGGAGACCAAATACTTCCTCCAGGACCGGACCGACGGCAACCAGCGCGACCTCGAGAGCGAGTTCATGGCCCTGAGCACCATCAGCAGGGCCTACGACCAGATCCGCCTCCTGGGCAACGACGGCATGGAACTGATCCGGGTCAACTACAACAACGGCCATCCCGCGCCGGTTCCCCCGGACCAACTCCAGAACAAGGCGGACCGGTACTACTTTCAGGATTCCCTGCCCCTGAAAAACGGCGAGATATACGTCTCCCCCTTTGACCTGAACATCGAGAACAAGAAGATCGAACTGCCCCTGAAGCCGATGATCAGGGTATCCACCCCCGTGTACGACGACACCGGGCGCCGCCTCGGCTTCGCCATCCTCAACTACCTGGGGCAGCGGATCATCGACCGCCTGGGCAAGGACGGCCATAACGAGGGCGAGCCGACCATGCTCCTCAACGAGAACGGCTACTGGCTCGCCTCCCCCTATCCGGAAAAGAACTGGGCCTTCATGTACGAAGACCGCAAGGACCAAAGCTTCAAGGCGGCACACCCCGAGACCTGGGCGCGGATCAAAACCATGGACGAAGGCCAGTTCTCCACTCCGGGGGGCGTCTACACGGTCAGCACCATCCGCGTCACGCCCGTGGACGCCACCGAGGTCAAGGTGGCCGAGTCCCACGCGTGGAAGGTGGTCTGCTTCACCTCCGAGGGCAATCTGCGGGCCTATGTCGCCCCGGTGCGGCTGCGCTATCTGACCATCTTCGGAGCCATCTTCCTGCTGTCCATCCTCATCGGCCTGACCAGAGCCCGGTTCTCCGCAGCCAGGGAACGCAACCGCCGGGACCTCGAGGCCGCCCGGCACGCCGCCGTTGAGGCCAACCAGGCCAAGAGCGATTTTCTGGCGCGCATGAGCCACGAGATACGCACTCCCATGAACGCCATCATCGGCCTGACCCACCTGGCGCTCAAGACCGAATTGACGGACAAGCAGGCGGACTACCTGTCCAAGGTCTCCCTGTCGGCCAACTCCCTGCTCGGGATCATCAACGACATCCTGGACTTCTCCAAGATCGAGGCGGGCAGGCTGACCGTGGACGAAGCCGACTTCCTCCTGGACGACGTGCTCAACAACGTCATCAACATGCTCGGCCTGGCGGCCGAGGAAAAGGGCATCGAGTTCCTGCTCCTGGTCCCCAGCACGGTGCCCAACCGCCTCAGAGGCGACGCGCTCCGGCTGGGCCAGATCCTGCTCAACCTGGCCAACAACGCCGTCAAGTTCACCAAAAAAGGCGAGGTCATCCTGCGCGCCCACCTCCTGGAACAGGACGGTGACACGGCGGTAATCCGGTTCAGCGTCCGCGACACGGGCATCGGCATCAGCCGGGAACACCTGAGCAGGCTGTTCCAGCCCTTCAGCCAGGCCGACGGCTCCATCACCCGCCAGTTCGGCGGGACCGGCCTCGGTCTGTCCATCTCCAAAAGGCTGGTGGAGATGATGGGCGGCGAAATGAGCGTGACCAGCGAGGAAGGCAAGGGCAGCGAATTCTCCTTCACCATCCCCCTGAAGCTCCAGCCCGACCATGGGGACGACACCTTCGAATACCCGACCGAGCTCAAAGGGCTGTGCGTCCTGGTGGTAGACGACAGCCGGATGTCCCGCCTTGTTCTATGCAAGGTTTTGGAATCGTTTACTTTTAAAGTTGAAGAGGCGAGCTGTGCGGCGGACGCCCTGACCCTGCTCGAGGAACGGGACCAAACCACCCCGTTCCGGCTGGTCATCACGGACTGGAACATGCCGGACACCGACGGCATCCAGTTGGCCCTGCGCATCCGCAAGAACCGGGCCATCGAACACAAGCCCAAGATCATCATGGTCACGGCCTACGGCCAGGAGTCCATCCGCCATCGGGCGCAGGAGATCGGCCTGGACGGGTACATGCTCAAACCATTCAACCGCTCCATCCTGTTCGACACCATCATGGACGCCCTGAACGGCGACGACGGAAAAAAGCCCAGGGTGTCCCTGCACATGGACCAGTCCGGGGTGCCGCCCAACCTGCCCGGCGCGCACATTCTCCTGGCCGAGGACAACGAGATCAACCAGCAGGTGGCCCGCGAAATCCTGGAGAGCGCGGACATCCGGGTGTCCATCGCGAACAACGGCCAGGAAGCTCTGGACATGGCCCTGGCCCAGGACTTCGACGCCGTGCTCATGGACATCCAGATGCCGGTCATGGACGGTTTCAAGGCGGTCAGGGGAATCCGCAGCGGAGGCAAGGACTCCCTGCCGATCATCGCCATGACCGCCCACGCCCTGGTGGGCGACCGGGAAAGGAGCATCGAGGCGGGCATGAACGACCACGTGACCAAGCCCATCGACCCCGAGGAGCTGATGCGGACCCTGTCCCAGTGGCTCCCGAAGCGCGAAGGCGAGGCGCCGCGCCGGCCCACGAAAACAGCCGCGCCCGTCCGGGCACCGGGGGTCATTCCCGATCTGCCCGGCGTGGACACGGACCAGGGGTTGTCCAGACTGCGCGGCAACGAAAAACTCTACCAGAAGCTGCTCCAGGATTTCGCCCAGGACAGCAGCGTTCTCCTGG includes the following:
- a CDS encoding response regulator; translated protein: MLKHYSDMSLALRSFLGTVIFLTALAALGVYFLYAQAAHSIERSLKLNETIHNRMIAQSIDLDLKTLFMDLYLVANHAETKYFLQDRTDGNQRDLESEFMALSTISRAYDQIRLLGNDGMELIRVNYNNGHPAPVPPDQLQNKADRYYFQDSLPLKNGEIYVSPFDLNIENKKIELPLKPMIRVSTPVYDDTGRRLGFAILNYLGQRIIDRLGKDGHNEGEPTMLLNENGYWLASPYPEKNWAFMYEDRKDQSFKAAHPETWARIKTMDEGQFSTPGGVYTVSTIRVTPVDATEVKVAESHAWKVVCFTSEGNLRAYVAPVRLRYLTIFGAIFLLSILIGLTRARFSAARERNRRDLEAARHAAVEANQAKSDFLARMSHEIRTPMNAIIGLTHLALKTELTDKQADYLSKVSLSANSLLGIINDILDFSKIEAGRLTVDEADFLLDDVLNNVINMLGLAAEEKGIEFLLLVPSTVPNRLRGDALRLGQILLNLANNAVKFTKKGEVILRAHLLEQDGDTAVIRFSVRDTGIGISREHLSRLFQPFSQADGSITRQFGGTGLGLSISKRLVEMMGGEMSVTSEEGKGSEFSFTIPLKLQPDHGDDTFEYPTELKGLCVLVVDDSRMSRLVLCKVLESFTFKVEEASCAADALTLLEERDQTTPFRLVITDWNMPDTDGIQLALRIRKNRAIEHKPKIIMVTAYGQESIRHRAQEIGLDGYMLKPFNRSILFDTIMDALNGDDGKKPRVSLHMDQSGVPPNLPGAHILLAEDNEINQQVAREILESADIRVSIANNGQEALDMALAQDFDAVLMDIQMPVMDGFKAVRGIRSGGKDSLPIIAMTAHALVGDRERSIEAGMNDHVTKPIDPEELMRTLSQWLPKREGEAPRRPTKTAAPVRAPGVIPDLPGVDTDQGLSRLRGNEKLYQKLLQDFAQDSSVLLDKLAADAAAERFDACRGVAHNLKGVAGSIGADRLREVLARLEQTLLSGQGDLHTRMDEAVREAHRVADGILAAYPPEDEPEIPAEDKGRIEIQGVRAMLPELEALLGLLDRHDIDAQKLFSTLRDKLEENAPSQGRTMARLIDQFDFTSAGNILRELMAHCREGQCPDEKQEEEG